A single genomic interval of Agromyces cerinus harbors:
- a CDS encoding alpha/beta hydrolase family protein codes for MSAASAIATGVRAAARVSPDLGAALALPLFRRVGKRAPVVATDLATHRAARRGTVRIPGIRGTGVDVVTYEWGAGERTVLLAHGWQSRASMFAPLVRELRSEGFRVLAFDGPANGDSPGRHTYVVDHLDVINELTRREGAWHAIVGHSFGSLAALMAVHEGVPATRVVGIASAADPRVFVDGFGTMLGLDTPTRDALAARYAAHDFSGRPDPFERYSAVRHPLPAGTPLLLVHDRGDLRIPFSESERLAAANGGRARLLATAGLSHNRVLRADSTLDAVMEFLLASDVSLAESEATRATA; via the coding sequence ATGTCCGCAGCGTCCGCCATCGCCACCGGAGTGCGCGCCGCGGCGCGCGTCTCCCCCGACCTCGGCGCGGCCCTCGCGCTCCCGCTCTTCCGGCGCGTCGGCAAGCGCGCACCCGTCGTCGCCACCGACCTCGCGACCCACCGCGCCGCCCGTCGCGGCACCGTGCGCATCCCGGGCATCCGCGGCACGGGCGTCGATGTCGTCACCTACGAGTGGGGGGCGGGTGAGCGCACCGTACTGCTCGCGCATGGTTGGCAGTCGCGCGCCAGCATGTTCGCCCCGCTCGTTCGCGAGCTCCGCAGCGAGGGGTTCCGGGTGCTCGCGTTCGACGGGCCGGCGAACGGCGACTCGCCCGGTCGCCATACGTACGTCGTCGACCACCTCGATGTCATCAACGAGTTGACCCGGCGCGAAGGAGCGTGGCATGCGATCGTCGGGCACTCGTTCGGTTCACTCGCCGCGCTCATGGCCGTGCACGAGGGAGTCCCGGCGACCCGGGTCGTCGGCATCGCCAGCGCAGCCGACCCGCGTGTCTTCGTCGACGGCTTCGGCACGATGCTCGGCCTCGACACCCCCACTCGCGACGCCCTCGCCGCGCGGTACGCCGCCCACGACTTCAGCGGGCGGCCCGACCCCTTCGAGCGCTATTCAGCCGTGCGGCATCCGCTGCCCGCCGGCACGCCACTGCTGCTCGTGCACGACCGAGGCGACCTGCGCATCCCGTTCAGCGAATCGGAGCGACTGGCCGCGGCGAACGGCGGGCGAGCCCGGCTGCTCGCGACGGCGGGACTCAGTCACAACCGGGTGCTGAGGGCCGACAGCACACTCGACGCGGTGATGGAGTTCCTGCTCGCGAGCGACGTGTCGCTCGCCGAGTCCGAGGCGACACGGGCGACCGCGTGA
- a CDS encoding TetR/AcrR family transcriptional regulator, giving the protein MNETDGRRVRGDASRRLVLDHAVDLASVEGLDGLSIGHLADAARVSKSGVATLFGTKERLQLAAVEAARLRFVASVIEPARDEPRGIRRIVALLDGWIAYSRDRVFTGGCFFAATAAEFDAKPGPVRDALAMALTDWSNYLAASFRYAVAQGEVGADEDPEQFAFEATALLDAANTRSVMGDSNQPYVFARRALVARLRAAGADDALVARLADVDDLAA; this is encoded by the coding sequence ATGAACGAGACCGACGGGCGACGGGTCAGAGGCGACGCATCGCGGCGCCTCGTGCTCGACCACGCCGTCGACCTCGCATCGGTCGAGGGTCTCGACGGCCTGTCGATCGGCCACCTCGCCGACGCGGCCCGGGTCAGCAAGAGCGGCGTCGCCACCCTCTTCGGCACGAAGGAGCGCCTGCAGCTCGCCGCTGTCGAAGCGGCCCGCCTGCGTTTCGTCGCGAGCGTCATCGAGCCGGCACGCGACGAGCCGCGAGGCATCCGCCGAATCGTCGCGCTGCTCGACGGCTGGATCGCGTACTCTCGCGACCGCGTGTTCACGGGCGGATGCTTCTTCGCCGCGACGGCAGCCGAGTTCGACGCGAAGCCGGGGCCCGTGCGCGACGCGCTCGCCATGGCGCTCACCGACTGGAGCAACTACCTCGCCGCATCGTTTCGATACGCCGTCGCTCAGGGAGAGGTCGGCGCCGACGAGGACCCTGAGCAGTTCGCCTTCGAGGCGACCGCGCTGCTCGACGCCGCCAACACCCGTTCGGTGATGGGCGACTCGAACCAGCCCTATGTCTTCGCGCGCCGCGCCCTCGTTGCGCGCCTGCGCGCCGCCGGGGCGGATGACGCGCTCGTCGCGCGGCTCGCCGACGTCGACGACCTCGCCGCCTGA
- a CDS encoding PDC sensor domain-containing protein translates to MTATVVNAADTIAHRIAATIDPLFALIDTWRDALEAHLAEVAEPNAADLDPVISALVRPALDDSSGLITGAGFVAAPGFLPDAPWHLAWWLSGTNTFRAAADGGVRRLEAESDPDAEQFRDYTTLEWWRTPARTGTRHLTGPYVDYLCTDDYTVTITTPVTVDGEMAGVVGTDAYVARIEQELLPVLRESGHPCTLVNASGRIVASTDSRHATGALLRIEGLASVLAPLHEHQGQAAAGVLSGGQFVVPCGDTTLALVFATA, encoded by the coding sequence ATGACCGCCACCGTCGTCAACGCTGCCGACACCATCGCCCACCGCATCGCCGCGACGATCGACCCGCTGTTCGCACTGATCGACACCTGGCGCGACGCGCTCGAAGCGCACCTCGCGGAGGTCGCCGAGCCGAACGCCGCCGACCTCGACCCCGTGATCTCGGCGCTCGTCCGCCCCGCACTCGACGACTCGAGCGGCCTCATCACGGGTGCCGGCTTCGTGGCCGCGCCCGGCTTCCTGCCCGACGCACCCTGGCACCTCGCCTGGTGGCTGAGCGGCACGAACACCTTCCGCGCCGCCGCCGACGGAGGAGTGCGCCGGCTCGAGGCCGAGAGCGACCCCGACGCCGAGCAGTTCCGCGACTACACGACGCTCGAGTGGTGGCGCACCCCCGCCCGCACCGGCACCCGCCACCTCACCGGCCCCTATGTCGACTACCTCTGCACCGACGACTACACGGTCACGATCACCACGCCCGTGACGGTCGACGGCGAGATGGCCGGGGTCGTGGGCACCGATGCCTACGTCGCCCGCATCGAGCAGGAGCTGCTGCCGGTGCTGCGCGAGTCGGGGCATCCGTGCACGCTCGTGAACGCCTCGGGGCGCATCGTCGCATCGACCGATTCACGGCACGCGACGGGCGCCCTGCTCCGGATCGAAGGGCTCGCGTCCGTGCTCGCACCGCTGCACGAGCACCAGGGCCAGGCCGCGGCGGGGGTGCTGTCCGGCGGCCAGTTCGTCGTGCCGTGCGGCGACACGACCCTCGCCCTCGTGTTCGCGACCGCCTGA
- a CDS encoding FadR/GntR family transcriptional regulator gives MPQATSRSDATRAVVFSPLEGAGRAELVEQRLTDAIVAGVLRDGERLPSESELAKSLGVAVVTAREALVALRDKGLVLTRRGRDGGSFVTHDRDASMRMIDARVRALSRIELRDLSLHYAAIAGMAAEVAADRASDDDLASLVEIDARADLGSAGGARRAVGRFQLEIAAVSQSPRLVHEELRLQAESGPLLWLCLREQAYRDRSRQARVEVIESIRGVDPARARRATTEHIASATEWLIDEKARLESPEQGQQPAPRAEDRRG, from the coding sequence ATGCCGCAGGCCACCAGCCGCTCCGATGCGACGCGCGCGGTCGTGTTCTCGCCCCTCGAAGGCGCCGGTCGCGCAGAGCTCGTCGAGCAGCGACTGACGGATGCGATCGTCGCAGGCGTGCTGCGCGACGGCGAGCGACTGCCCAGCGAGTCGGAGCTCGCGAAGAGCCTCGGCGTCGCCGTCGTCACCGCCCGCGAGGCGCTCGTCGCCCTCCGCGACAAGGGGCTCGTGCTCACCCGGCGCGGGCGCGACGGCGGCAGCTTCGTGACCCACGACCGCGACGCCTCGATGCGCATGATCGACGCGCGCGTGCGAGCCCTCAGCCGCATCGAGCTTCGCGACCTCTCGCTGCACTACGCCGCGATCGCCGGCATGGCGGCAGAGGTCGCGGCCGACCGTGCGAGCGATGACGACCTCGCGAGCCTCGTCGAGATCGACGCGCGCGCCGACCTCGGCTCCGCCGGCGGCGCCCGGCGTGCGGTGGGTCGCTTCCAGCTCGAGATCGCTGCGGTGAGCCAGTCGCCGCGGCTGGTGCACGAAGAGCTCCGCCTGCAGGCGGAATCCGGACCGCTGCTCTGGCTGTGCCTGCGCGAACAGGCGTATCGTGACCGCAGTAGGCAGGCACGGGTCGAGGTGATCGAGTCGATCCGCGGCGTCGACCCGGCACGCGCCCGACGTGCGACGACCGAACACATCGCATCCGCCACAGAGTGGCTCATCGACGAGAAGGCCCGGCTCGAGTCCCCCGAGCAGGGTCAGCAACCGGCACCGCGTGCCGAAGACCGGAGAGGCTGA
- a CDS encoding ABC transporter ATP-binding protein, with product MTDTQPAIRLTALTKEFGAVTAVDHVDLEIGAGEFFSMLGPSGSGKTTVLRLIAGFEQPTGGTVELFGQDVTKRAPFDRDVNTVFQDYALFPHMSVLDNVAYGLRVRGLGRKERNERALRALASVRLEQMAGRKPSQLSGGQRQRVALARATVVQPKVLLLDEPLGALDLKLREQMQVELKQIQRELGITFIFVTHDQEEALTLSDRIAVFNDGRIEQLGTPAELYERPASRFVADFVGTSNLFDTERSRTILGRDGHHSVRPEKMTVSSAGLHQPGVVDVPGTIVEAIYLGSGVRLVVDLDDGTRVTVLEQNDRGRLHDDERGDRVVVSWHDDDVVPLGIEVLPGISG from the coding sequence ATGACCGACACGCAGCCGGCCATCCGCCTCACCGCACTCACCAAGGAGTTCGGCGCGGTCACCGCGGTCGATCACGTCGACCTCGAGATCGGCGCCGGCGAGTTCTTCTCGATGCTCGGGCCCTCCGGGTCGGGCAAGACCACGGTGCTGCGGCTCATCGCCGGCTTCGAGCAGCCGACGGGCGGCACGGTCGAGCTCTTCGGGCAGGATGTCACGAAGCGGGCGCCGTTCGACCGCGACGTGAACACGGTGTTCCAGGACTACGCGCTGTTCCCGCACATGAGCGTGCTCGACAACGTCGCCTACGGGCTTCGCGTGCGCGGCCTCGGGCGCAAGGAGCGGAACGAGCGGGCGCTCCGGGCCCTCGCCTCCGTGCGACTCGAGCAGATGGCCGGCCGCAAGCCCTCGCAGCTCTCGGGCGGGCAGCGCCAGCGCGTCGCCCTCGCGCGGGCCACCGTCGTGCAGCCGAAAGTGCTGCTGCTCGACGAGCCCCTCGGCGCCCTCGACCTCAAGCTCCGCGAGCAGATGCAGGTCGAGCTGAAGCAGATCCAGCGCGAGCTCGGCATCACCTTCATCTTCGTCACGCACGACCAGGAGGAGGCACTCACCCTCTCCGACCGCATCGCCGTGTTCAACGACGGCCGCATCGAGCAGCTCGGCACCCCGGCCGAGCTGTACGAGCGCCCCGCATCGCGCTTCGTCGCCGACTTCGTCGGCACCTCGAACCTCTTCGACACCGAGCGGTCGCGCACGATCCTCGGCCGCGACGGCCATCACTCCGTGCGCCCCGAGAAGATGACGGTCTCCAGTGCCGGCCTCCACCAACCCGGGGTCGTCGACGTTCCCGGCACCATCGTCGAGGCCATCTACCTCGGCAGTGGTGTGCGTCTCGTCGTCGACCTCGACGACGGCACCCGGGTCACCGTGCTCGAGCAGAACGACCGGGGCCGCCTGCACGACGACGAGCGCGGCGACCGCGTGGTCGTCTCGTGGCATGACGACGACGTCGTGCCCCTCGGCATCGAGGTGCTGCCGGGCATCTCCGGCTGA
- a CDS encoding ABC transporter substrate-binding protein: MKRTTHTARRGATVGLAIASIAMLTACGTTSGGGDGGGEAATELGEMEGQVSLLAWPGYVEDGTNDPAVDWVTPFEEDTGCEVTTKTFGTSDEALNLMKTGDYDVVSASGDASLRLVAAGDVAPVNTDLIPNYENIYPFLKDQAWNSVDGVAYGVPHGYGANLLMYNTEVFPTAPTSWDVVFDGSSEYAGQVTAYDSPIYIADAAVYLMAHNPELGIENPYSLDEEQLAAAVDLLKQQRENIGEYWSDYLKEIQAFTTGDTVVGTSWQVIENVLESEGVPTDVVLPEEGTTGWSDTWMIASESKNPNCAYAWLDYIASPEANAAATSYFGEAPSSDEACEYREDCEAYHAGDADYASQIWYWSTPIEECLDGRTDVKCTDYAAWTQAWQEIKG; the protein is encoded by the coding sequence ATGAAGCGCACCACGCACACGGCACGCCGCGGCGCGACCGTGGGCCTCGCGATCGCCTCGATCGCGATGCTCACCGCCTGCGGCACGACGTCGGGAGGCGGTGACGGCGGCGGCGAGGCCGCCACCGAACTCGGCGAGATGGAGGGTCAGGTCTCGCTGCTCGCCTGGCCCGGCTACGTCGAGGACGGCACGAACGACCCTGCCGTCGACTGGGTCACGCCCTTCGAGGAGGACACCGGTTGCGAGGTCACCACCAAGACCTTCGGCACCTCCGATGAGGCGCTGAACCTCATGAAGACCGGCGACTACGACGTGGTCTCCGCATCGGGCGACGCCTCCCTCCGCCTCGTCGCCGCGGGCGACGTCGCACCCGTCAACACCGACCTCATTCCGAACTACGAGAACATCTACCCGTTCCTCAAGGACCAGGCGTGGAACTCGGTCGACGGTGTGGCCTACGGCGTGCCCCACGGCTACGGCGCGAACCTGCTCATGTACAACACCGAGGTCTTCCCGACCGCGCCCACCTCGTGGGACGTCGTGTTCGACGGCTCGAGCGAGTACGCCGGCCAGGTGACGGCCTACGACTCGCCGATCTACATCGCGGATGCCGCGGTCTACCTCATGGCGCACAACCCCGAGCTCGGCATCGAGAACCCCTACTCCCTCGATGAGGAGCAACTCGCCGCAGCGGTCGATCTGCTGAAGCAGCAGCGCGAGAACATCGGCGAGTACTGGTCCGACTACCTCAAGGAGATCCAGGCCTTCACGACCGGCGACACCGTCGTCGGCACGAGCTGGCAGGTCATCGAGAACGTGCTCGAGAGCGAGGGCGTCCCGACCGACGTCGTGCTGCCCGAAGAGGGCACGACCGGATGGTCCGACACCTGGATGATCGCGTCGGAGTCGAAGAACCCGAACTGCGCCTACGCCTGGCTCGACTACATCGCGAGCCCTGAGGCGAACGCGGCGGCCACGTCGTACTTCGGCGAGGCCCCCTCGAGCGACGAGGCCTGCGAGTACCGCGAGGACTGCGAGGCGTACCACGCCGGCGACGCCGACTACGCATCGCAGATCTGGTACTGGTCGACCCCGATCGAGGAGTGCCTCGACGGGCGCACCGACGTGAAGTGCACCGACTACGCCGCGTGGACGCAGGCGTGGCAGGAGATCAAGGGCTGA
- a CDS encoding ABC transporter permease yields the protein MTHATVPRPRETPARRVSVFLSTHPRARLGLLLSAPLFWLGIVYIVALVLLLVTAFWSVDSFTGEITQEWTLDNIIEVVTGSLYQTVTLRTLGVALAVTLIDVALALPIAFFMAKVATPRMQRILLIAVLTPLWASYLVKAYAWRSVLSQDGILEWLLAPFGGSTPGYGLPATIITLSYLWLPYVILPIYAGLERVPDSLLEASSDLGGRTWPTLRLVVFPLVLPAIIAGTIFSFALSLGDYITVNIVGGANQMLGNLVYTNVGAANNLPLASAIALIPIVIIFGYLFLVRRTGALDNL from the coding sequence TTGACGCACGCGACCGTGCCCCGCCCGAGGGAGACCCCGGCCCGCCGGGTCTCCGTCTTCCTCAGCACGCACCCCCGCGCCCGGCTCGGGCTGCTGCTCAGCGCCCCGCTGTTCTGGCTCGGCATCGTCTACATCGTCGCCCTCGTGCTGCTGCTCGTCACGGCGTTCTGGTCGGTCGACAGCTTCACGGGCGAGATCACCCAGGAGTGGACCCTCGACAACATCATCGAGGTCGTCACCGGCTCGCTCTACCAGACGGTGACGCTGCGCACCTTGGGCGTCGCGCTCGCGGTGACCCTCATCGACGTGGCACTCGCGCTGCCGATCGCATTCTTCATGGCGAAGGTGGCGACCCCGCGGATGCAGCGGATCCTGCTCATCGCGGTGCTGACGCCGCTGTGGGCGAGCTACCTCGTGAAGGCCTATGCGTGGCGCTCGGTGCTCTCGCAGGACGGCATCCTCGAGTGGCTGCTCGCGCCGTTCGGCGGCAGCACACCCGGCTACGGGCTGCCCGCGACCATCATCACGCTGTCCTACCTGTGGCTGCCCTACGTGATCCTCCCGATCTACGCGGGGCTCGAGCGGGTGCCCGACTCGTTGCTCGAGGCCTCCTCCGATCTCGGCGGGCGCACCTGGCCGACGCTGCGGCTCGTGGTCTTCCCGCTCGTGCTTCCGGCGATCATCGCGGGCACGATCTTCAGCTTCGCGCTCTCGCTCGGCGACTACATCACGGTGAACATCGTCGGCGGCGCGAACCAGATGCTCGGAAACCTCGTCTACACGAACGTCGGCGCGGCGAACAACCTGCCCCTCGCCTCGGCGATCGCGCTCATCCCGATCGTGATCATCTTCGGCTACCTCTTCCTCGTGCGTCGCACCGGCGCGCTCGACAACCTCTAG
- a CDS encoding ABC transporter permease, producing MRLSRLSRTTLGIVTGVILLVVYVPLFVVLVNSFSTSTSLTWPPPGFTLEWWGRAFQSAGAMEAVATSVQIAIIATIISLVLGTLISLALQRFEFFGREAISLLVILPIALPGIITGIALNNFFRTIMGVPLSIWTVVIAHATFCIVTVFNNVIARLRRQGTNLEEASADLGAGVWTTFRLVTFPQLRSALLAGGLLAFALSFDEIIVTTFTAGSGVTTLPIFILNNMFRPNQAPIVSVIAVVLVLVSIIPIYIAQRLSGSEAEKR from the coding sequence ATGCGACTCTCCCGACTCTCACGCACGACGCTCGGCATCGTGACCGGCGTGATCCTGCTGGTCGTCTACGTGCCGCTCTTCGTCGTGCTCGTGAACTCGTTCTCGACGTCGACGTCGCTGACCTGGCCGCCGCCCGGCTTCACGCTCGAGTGGTGGGGCCGCGCATTCCAGAGTGCCGGCGCCATGGAGGCGGTCGCGACGAGCGTGCAGATCGCGATCATCGCGACGATCATCTCGCTCGTGCTGGGCACGCTCATCTCGCTCGCCCTGCAGCGCTTCGAGTTCTTCGGGCGCGAGGCGATCAGCCTGCTCGTCATCCTGCCGATCGCACTGCCCGGCATCATCACCGGTATCGCGCTCAACAACTTCTTCCGCACGATCATGGGGGTGCCGCTCTCGATCTGGACCGTCGTGATCGCGCACGCGACCTTCTGCATCGTCACGGTGTTCAACAACGTGATCGCGCGGCTCCGCCGACAGGGCACGAACCTCGAGGAGGCCTCCGCCGACCTCGGGGCCGGGGTGTGGACGACGTTCCGGCTCGTGACCTTCCCGCAGCTGCGCTCTGCGCTGCTCGCCGGCGGCCTGCTCGCCTTCGCGCTCTCGTTCGACGAGATCATCGTGACGACGTTCACGGCGGGCTCGGGGGTGACGACGCTGCCCATCTTCATCCTGAACAACATGTTCCGGCCGAACCAGGCGCCGATCGTCTCGGTGATCGCGGTCGTGCTCGTGCTCGTCTCGATCATCCCGATCTACATCGCGCAGCGACTCTCGGGGTCGGAGGCCGAGAAGCGCTGA
- a CDS encoding MarR family winged helix-turn-helix transcriptional regulator: MTTPDNTQNTDDNSASPRPFGFWLRVIDRRLDEAMRDLFAEEGITRRDWRRLNLIAGTVADPRMSEKLAAHPERVEPLVGRGWVEGEPGAWRLTEAGEAARASLHERVATLRAKVAGAVSPEDFATTMASLEAIAGELGWVEGERMPRRHHRGFGRRHGGEGFSRRHDGEGHGEGHGRRHGDWHGRGHGEGHGPCGHGHGASRNDVHVHVHVHGDAGQHGHPHERGDHGRGGHDRHGHGRNRG; encoded by the coding sequence CAACTCCGCGAGCCCCCGCCCCTTCGGCTTCTGGCTCCGGGTCATCGACCGCCGCCTCGACGAGGCCATGCGCGACCTCTTCGCCGAAGAGGGCATCACGCGGCGCGACTGGCGCCGACTCAACCTGATCGCCGGCACCGTCGCCGACCCCCGCATGAGCGAGAAGCTCGCAGCGCACCCCGAGCGCGTCGAGCCCCTCGTCGGCCGCGGCTGGGTCGAGGGCGAGCCCGGCGCCTGGCGCCTGACCGAGGCCGGTGAGGCCGCCCGCGCATCACTGCACGAGCGCGTCGCAACACTCCGCGCGAAGGTCGCCGGGGCCGTCAGCCCCGAGGACTTCGCCACGACCATGGCCTCGCTCGAGGCGATCGCCGGCGAGCTCGGCTGGGTCGAAGGCGAGCGGATGCCGCGTCGACACCACCGCGGCTTCGGCCGGCGCCATGGCGGCGAAGGCTTCAGTCGACGCCACGACGGCGAGGGCCACGGCGAGGGCCACGGCCGACGCCATGGCGACTGGCACGGTCGCGGCCACGGCGAGGGCCACGGCCCGTGCGGCCACGGCCACGGCGCTTCCCGCAACGACGTGCATGTCCACGTGCACGTGCACGGCGATGCCGGTCAGCACGGCCACCCGCACGAGCGCGGTGACCACGGGCGGGGCGGGCACGACCGCCACGGCCACGGCCGCAACCGCGGCTGA